A stretch of the Equus quagga isolate Etosha38 unplaced genomic scaffold, UCLA_HA_Equagga_1.0 HiC_scaffold_32_RagTag, whole genome shotgun sequence genome encodes the following:
- the LOC124232187 gene encoding zinc finger and BTB domain-containing protein 2-like: protein MDLANHGLILLQQLNAQREFGFLCDCTVAIGDVYFKAHKSVLASFSNYFKMLFVHQTSECVRLKPTDIQPDIFSYLLHLMYTGKMAPQLIDPVRLEQGIKFLHAYPLIQEASLASQGAFSHPDQVFPLASSLYGIQIADHQLRQATKIASAPEKLAREPRPQASRMSQEPVPEASQLSQLTSNLTQVNRTHMTPSDPLQTSLSPELVSTPVPPPPPGEETNLEASSSDEQPASLTIAHVKPSIMKRNGSFPKYYACHLCGRRFTLRSSLREHLQIHTGVPFTSSQAGESRVPLSLCSNAADLGKDAMEVPEAGMISDSELQHISDSPVIDGQQHSETPPPSDIADIDNLEQADQEREVKRRKYECTICGRKFIQKSHWRQHMYIHTGKPFKCSTCDKSFCRANQAARHVCLNQSIDTYTMVDKQTLELCTFEEGSQMDNMLVQTNKPYKCNLCDKTFSTPNEVVKHSCQNQNSDVFALDEGRSILLGGGDSEVTETDHPVLASIKKEQETVLLD from the coding sequence atggatttGGCCAACCATGGACTTATTCTCCTGCAGCAGTTAAACGCTCAGCGCGAGTTCGGTTTCCTGTGTGACTGCACGGTTGCCATCGGCGATGTGTACTTCAAGGCACACAAATCAGTTCTTGCTTCATTCTCCAATTACTTTAAGATGTTGTTTGTCCATCAGACCAGTGAGTGTGTCCGTTTGAAACCAACTGACATACAGCCTGACATCTTCAGCTATCTCTTACATTTGATGTACACTGGAAAGATGGCGCCCCAGCTGATTGATCCTGTTCGATTAGAACAGGGGATCAAGTTTCTACACGCTTACCCTCTGATCCAGGAAGCTAGCCTGGCCAGCCAAGGAGCCTTTTCTCATCCTGACCAAGTTTTCCCGCTGGCTTCTTCCTTGTATGGCATTCAGATTGCAGACCATCAGTTGAGACAAGCCACCAAGATTGCCTCCGCACCTGAAAAACTTGCCCGAGAACCACGGCCGCAGGCGTCGAGGATGAGCCAGGAGCCGGTCCCTGAGGCCTCCCAGCTCTCTCAGCTGACTTCAAATCTGACCCAGGTGAATCGGACACACATGACCCCCTCGGATCCCCTGCAGACCTCACTGTCTCCGGAACTCGTTTCCACTCCcgttcctccccctcctcctggggaggAGACCAACCTGGAAGCTTCTTCCTCTGATGAACAGCCTGCATCCCTCACCATAGCCCACGTCAAGCCCAGCATCATGAAGAGGAACGGCAGCTTTCCAAAGTACTACGCCTGCCACCTGTGTGGGCGGCGCTTTACCCTCCGGAGCAGCTTGCGGGAACACCTCCAGATCCACACGGGGGTGCCTTTTACATCAAGCCAAGCGGGAGAGAGCCGTGTGCCCCTGTCTCTTTGTAGCAATGCAGCTGACCTGGGAAAAGACGCCATGGAAGTGCCTGAAGCTGGGATGATAAGTGACAGTGAGCTGCAGCACATCTCAGACTCTCCAGTCATCGACGGACAGCAGCACTCGGAGACGCCGCCACCCTCTGACATCGCGGACATTGACAACCTGGAGCAGGCGGACCAAGAGAGGGAGGTAAAGAGGCGGAAGTACGAGTGCACGATATGCGGACGCAAGTTCATCCAGAAAAGCCACTGGCGGCAGCACATGTACATCCACACGGGGAAGCCTTTCAAGTGCAGCACTTGTGACAAGAGCTTTTGCAGGGCCAACCAGGCTGCCCGGCACGTGTGCCTCAACCAGAGCATCGACACGTACACCATGGTGGACAAACAGACTCTGGAGCTCTGCACCTTTGAGGAGGGCAGCCAGATGGACAACATGTTGGTCCAAACCAACAAACCCTACAAATGCAACTTGTGTGACAAAACGTTCTCCACCCCCAATGAGGTTGTTAAACATTCATGCCAAAACCAGAACTCGGACGTTTTTGCCCTAGACGAAGGGCGTTCCATTCTCCTGGGCGGTGGGGACTCGGAAGTAACGGAAACTGACCACCCAGTGTTAGCTTCCATCAAAAAGGAACAGGAAACAGTGTTGTTAGACTGA